In Bacillus sp. NP247, one DNA window encodes the following:
- a CDS encoding cation:proton antiporter regulatory subunit, whose product MNIRESELPGIGYKFQIVTKGNEKMVIVIHDDGRREMYHFDSDHEESISSISLRDSEARQIAAILGGMVYKPRALENVEMVFEGLAIEWFKVENAAPVIGKTIGDLEIRKTYSVTIIAVMKKNMKKLFNPGPETVIEEGDMLVVSGEREEIKKIINELLSNRGTD is encoded by the coding sequence ATGAATATTAGAGAAAGTGAACTTCCGGGTATTGGTTACAAATTTCAAATCGTTACGAAAGGTAACGAAAAGATGGTGATTGTCATTCATGATGATGGGCGTAGAGAAATGTATCATTTTGATTCAGACCATGAAGAAAGCATCTCAAGTATTTCATTACGTGACTCAGAGGCAAGACAAATTGCAGCAATATTAGGTGGGATGGTATATAAACCTCGGGCATTAGAAAATGTTGAGATGGTCTTTGAAGGTTTAGCAATTGAGTGGTTCAAAGTGGAGAATGCAGCGCCAGTAATTGGAAAAACAATTGGTGATCTTGAAATAAGAAAAACATATAGCGTAACGATCATTGCAGTTATGAAAAAGAATATGAAAAAGCTATTTAATCCAGGACCAGAAACAGTAATTGAAGAAGGCGATATGCTTGTAGTTTCGGGTGAGAGAGAAGAAATTAAAAAAATTATTAATGAGTTACTTTCGAATAGGGGGACTGACTAG
- a CDS encoding MazG nucleotide pyrophosphohydrolase domain-containing protein: MDIVAFQRWVEEFYEKRSWSQYNAFIRLNFLTEEVGEVSRVVRAIEIGRDRPDEDAKTEEELKQELKEELGDVLSNLIILSQKYDLDLQDIMEAHVTKLSKRFETSK, encoded by the coding sequence ATGGATATCGTTGCATTTCAAAGATGGGTTGAGGAATTTTACGAAAAACGAAGCTGGTCACAGTATAATGCCTTTATTCGCTTAAATTTCTTAACTGAAGAAGTTGGGGAAGTTTCACGAGTTGTTCGCGCTATTGAAATCGGCCGCGATCGTCCTGATGAAGATGCGAAAACAGAAGAAGAGCTAAAACAAGAACTAAAAGAAGAACTTGGTGATGTACTATCTAATCTTATTATTCTTTCGCAAAAATATGATTTAGATTTGCAGGACATTATGGAAGCACACGTCACAAAGCTTTCGAAAAGGTTTGAAACATCTAAATGA
- a CDS encoding sodium:alanine symporter family protein, translated as MVDIFSRSLEVTNNILWSYILIAMLIGFGLYFSFKMKFVQITHFREMVSLISKGFNRKEKKKDSISPFQAFCLSAAARIGIGNLAGVALAISMGGPGAVFWMWFIAILGAATSFVECTLAQIYKVKDGSRFRGGPAYYMEKGLNKRWMGIWFSLLITVAYGLIFNSVQANTVTIAFENAFGLERTIVGAVLALLVAVIIFGGIKSISRITEMIVPPMAIIYIGVAVFVVINNFNMLPSIFTEIFNSAFGLDQALAGGIGAAIKFGIQRGLFATEAGMGSSPNAAATSDVSHPVKQGLVQALGVFVDTFLVCTSTAFIVLCSGLYKGSNLEGIELTQQALSSQIGPWASTFLAIIIFLFAFSSLLGNYYYGETNIAFIKESKTWLLIYRVAVVGMVFFGSIAALQTVWSLADFFMGLMVFTNLIAISFLSKFAYAALVDYIKQKKQGKDPVFIASSIPGLKNTECWDGQDVEEKRQAV; from the coding sequence ATGGTTGATATCTTTAGCAGATCCCTTGAGGTAACGAATAATATTCTGTGGTCATATATTCTTATTGCAATGTTAATCGGCTTCGGTCTTTATTTCTCTTTTAAAATGAAATTTGTCCAAATTACTCATTTCCGTGAGATGGTCAGTTTAATTAGTAAAGGATTCAATCGAAAAGAAAAGAAAAAAGATAGCATCTCTCCATTCCAAGCATTTTGCTTAAGTGCGGCAGCCCGCATTGGTATCGGGAACTTAGCTGGTGTAGCATTAGCAATTTCTATGGGTGGACCTGGCGCAGTATTTTGGATGTGGTTTATCGCGATTCTCGGAGCAGCTACTAGTTTTGTAGAATGTACGCTTGCACAAATTTATAAAGTAAAAGATGGAAGCAGATTCCGTGGGGGCCCAGCATATTACATGGAAAAAGGATTAAATAAACGCTGGATGGGTATCTGGTTTTCACTTCTAATTACAGTTGCATACGGATTAATCTTCAACTCAGTACAAGCAAATACAGTAACTATAGCGTTTGAAAATGCTTTTGGACTAGAACGAACTATCGTAGGAGCTGTTTTAGCTTTATTAGTTGCGGTAATTATTTTTGGTGGTATTAAAAGCATTTCACGTATTACAGAAATGATTGTTCCTCCAATGGCAATCATTTATATCGGAGTAGCTGTTTTTGTCGTTATTAACAACTTCAATATGTTACCAAGCATTTTTACAGAAATATTTAACAGTGCATTCGGTTTAGACCAAGCCCTCGCTGGTGGTATTGGAGCAGCAATCAAGTTCGGAATTCAGCGCGGTTTATTCGCAACAGAAGCTGGTATGGGTAGCTCTCCTAATGCAGCAGCAACATCAGATGTATCTCACCCTGTAAAACAAGGACTTGTTCAAGCATTAGGTGTTTTCGTAGATACATTCTTAGTATGTACATCAACAGCGTTTATCGTATTATGTTCTGGACTTTACAAAGGATCGAATTTAGAAGGTATTGAATTAACACAACAAGCATTAAGTTCACAAATTGGACCGTGGGCAAGCACTTTCTTAGCGATTATTATTTTCCTATTCGCTTTCAGTTCTTTACTAGGAAACTACTATTATGGTGAAACAAATATCGCATTCATTAAAGAAAGCAAAACATGGTTACTGATTTATCGTGTTGCAGTTGTCGGAATGGTGTTCTTCGGATCTATCGCTGCACTTCAAACGGTTTGGAGTTTAGCTGATTTCTTTATGGGACTAATGGTATTTACAAACTTAATTGCCATCTCATTCCTTAGCAAGTTCGCCTATGCGGCATTAGTAGACTATATAAAGCAAAAGAAACAAGGAAAAGATCCTGTTTTCATTGCAAGTTCTATCCCTGGCTTAAAGAATACAGAATGTTGGGATGGACAGGATGTAGAAGAAAAGAGACAAGCTGTGTAA
- a CDS encoding Dps family protein, translating to MNKQVIEALNKQVANWSVLFTKLHNFHWYVKGPQFFTLHEKFEELYTESATHIDEIAERILAIGGKPVATMKEYLELSSIQEAAYGETAEGMVESIMKDYEMMLSELKKGMEIAQDSDDEMTSDLLLGIYTELEKHAWMLRAFLNQ from the coding sequence ATGAACAAACAAGTAATCGAAGCATTAAACAAACAAGTAGCAAACTGGAGCGTTTTATTTACAAAACTACACAACTTCCATTGGTACGTAAAAGGACCTCAATTCTTCACATTACACGAGAAATTCGAAGAACTTTACACAGAATCAGCTACTCACATCGATGAAATTGCAGAACGCATCTTAGCAATTGGCGGTAAACCAGTAGCAACAATGAAAGAGTACTTAGAACTATCTTCTATTCAAGAAGCAGCTTACGGAGAAACTGCAGAAGGAATGGTCGAATCAATTATGAAAGACTACGAAATGATGCTAAGTGAACTGAAAAAAGGCATGGAAATCGCTCAAGACTCTGACGATGAAATGACATCTGACCTACTACTAGGCATCTACACAGAACTAGAAAAACACGCTTGGATGCTACGTGCGTTCTTGAATCAATAA
- a CDS encoding ferritin produces MLSKKLHDALNEQMNFEFYSAHAYMAMAAYCTAESYDGFANFFLVQAEEERFHAMKLYNYINDRGERAIITGFDNPNNEYESVLNAFEVALEHEREVTKRIYHLSDIAWDEREHATITFLKWFVDEQVEEEASFDSIIQKLKRITSDSNALFMLDAELEKRTFTPPAE; encoded by the coding sequence ATGTTATCTAAAAAATTGCACGACGCATTAAATGAACAAATGAACTTTGAATTTTACTCTGCCCACGCTTATATGGCAATGGCTGCTTACTGTACAGCTGAGAGCTATGATGGATTCGCTAACTTTTTCCTTGTACAAGCTGAAGAAGAACGTTTCCACGCAATGAAGCTTTACAACTATATTAATGACCGCGGCGAGCGCGCTATTATTACTGGATTTGATAATCCTAATAACGAATACGAATCTGTATTAAATGCTTTTGAAGTCGCACTTGAACACGAGCGTGAAGTAACGAAACGTATTTATCACTTATCTGATATCGCTTGGGATGAGCGTGAGCACGCAACAATTACATTCTTAAAATGGTTCGTTGATGAGCAAGTAGAAGAAGAAGCTTCATTCGATAGCATCATTCAAAAATTAAAACGTATTACAAGCGATTCAAACGCACTATTTATGCTAGATGCTGAATTAGAGAAACGTACATTTACGCCTCCAGCTGAGTAA
- a CDS encoding TIGR00730 family Rossman fold protein: MFAGSNLGERPEFKEQAMELGKMFVENDYELVYGGSCVGLMGEVANEVLRLGGRVTGVMPRGLFRGEIVHTGLTELIEVETMHERKAKMAELADAFIALPGGYGTFEELFEVVCWSQIGIHNKPVGLLNIKDFYGPILQMVERAAEEGFMNPSNKELIVSAETADKLIHEIQNYERPVLGTKWKQLS; encoded by the coding sequence GTGTTTGCAGGTTCCAATTTAGGGGAGAGACCAGAATTTAAAGAGCAGGCAATGGAATTAGGCAAAATGTTTGTTGAGAACGACTATGAGCTCGTATACGGTGGTTCATGCGTTGGATTAATGGGAGAAGTAGCAAACGAAGTTCTTCGTTTAGGTGGACGTGTAACAGGTGTTATGCCGCGCGGTCTATTTCGAGGAGAAATCGTACATACAGGATTAACAGAATTAATTGAAGTAGAAACAATGCATGAGCGCAAGGCGAAAATGGCAGAGCTTGCGGATGCTTTCATTGCATTACCAGGCGGATATGGAACGTTTGAAGAGCTATTTGAAGTTGTATGTTGGTCACAAATTGGTATACATAATAAGCCGGTTGGTTTATTGAACATAAAAGACTTTTACGGACCAATTTTACAAATGGTTGAACGGGCAGCAGAAGAAGGCTTTATGAATCCATCGAATAAAGAGTTAATCGTTTCCGCTGAGACGGCAGATAAACTAATTCATGAAATCCAAAATTACGAGCGTCCTGTCTTGGGGACGAAGTGGAAGCAATTATCATAG